The DNA segment AGCCTTCTGGCCTACGGTGATGCAACAACACTGAGCTTTCATGCCACCAAACTGTTCCATACGATAGAGGGTGGAGCAATTATCTTTAAAGACAGGGACGCTTATAATAAAGCCCGTCTAATGATCAATTTTGGAATTGATAACTCTAATTCGGTTGTAGGAGTAGGCATTAATGCCAAGATGAATGAATTTCAGGCAGCAATGGGTTTATGCGTACTTGATGAAATAGGTACGATCATGACAGAACGTAAAAATATATGGCATCAATACCAAAAGTCTTTGGAGGGGCTTTTGAAGTTCATAAAATATAACCCGAGTGCCAGTAATAACTATAGCTACGTTCCTGTGCTCTTAGAGAGCGAAGAAGTGCTTTTGGAAATAAAAGATGAAATGAACAAGCAAGGCATAAACCCACGCAGATATTTCTTTCCATCCCTGGACACACTGCCTTATATGAATTCGCAGAGCTTGAAATATATATCAGGCGATATATCAAAGCGAATAATGTGCCTTCCCATATATCCGGGAATGAGTTCAGGTGAAGTACAAAGTGTTATCAAAGTAATTGAATCATGTTTGAGTGCAAAGTACGCTACTATTAAGTAAATGAGGCTGTATCCACTTTTAGTTATTGGAGTGTTCTTCTACCACAATCTTAGCATGCTTTTATTTACATTAATTTTACTTTTAAATGACTTTTTATCAATTAAGGAAATCAATATCCAGAGAGGCAAGAAAGTCATAGATGAGTTTTACCAAAGTAATTATGCTGTGAGAAGTTCAAAGGCATTGCTGCAGGAGTTTTAAGAAGTAAGAGGAGCATTCGGGCCTTAAGATGTACAAGCGATTGACAGGTCCTGAAAAAGATAGAGGAGAAGAGCAGGATAAAGTTGGTAAAATAATAATATGAGGCAGGGGGATCGAAGACAAAATTATTAATGCACGAGATTAATAACTCTGTGCAGCCAATCTCTTCAATGCCATATCACCATATTATACCTTTTACTCCCTCAGAGGTCTCCACATCGATCTCAAACAGAGCTTTTATTTCACTTATTGTATTTTCGCATTCTTCTTTAGTTTTACCTTTGATGAGGATAGGACCCAGACGCTGGCCTTTATCGGTCATGACTTTAGTTTCCATTCCTACAAACAGAGGATCAATATACACTTTCTGTACACCTGATATTGATCTTATCTTTTCAAAACCTCTGATCTCCTTAACAAAGCCCTTTGGCAGCGTGAACAGTAAATATCCGGATACATCACTCTCTATGTTTTGAACATCTATCTCCTCTGCATTCCCCACAGCAACATCAAGTAAGAGACTGTTTACGTCAATGCCCGTAGCTAATGGTATTAGATGAGATGAGATACATATAGCGGCACCTCGGGCAGCACATTCCACAAGGTATATATCTCCCGTTGCTTCTTCAACTATGTATTCGCAATGGGTAACACCAAACTTTAAACCAAAACCCTCGATTAGAGCTTTATTCGTTCTAAATAGCTGCTCCTCGATATCATTCTCTGCAACAGATGTGAAAAGGGTTTTGCTGGGAATGAATATATCGGGGATATCGAACAACTGCCTTTTCCCGATAGCTAAATTAGTGAATTTGTAATTTGAAGCAAAGCCTGCAATTACATACTCTGGTCCCTCGATGTACTTTTCTACAATCAAGCAGTCCTCTTTAGAGAAAGCAATTGAGTGGTTGAATTTATCCTCCAGCTCATTAATGTTCCGTATGACATATATGCCTCTGCTGCCCGCGCTATCCGTGGGCTTTATGATCACCGGAAGACCAATATCCAGGCACTTTTCCCTGGCCTCGTCCAAAGTTGAGACCCTATAGTATTCCGGGTTCTTTATTCCCAATTTAGTGCATTCGTTACGCATTAAATATTTATTAGTGAATTTCAGAGCACAGTCATATCCGATACCTGGCAGGCCCAGTTTCTCAGTGACATAAGCAATGGTTGGAACCGGGAAATCAAGCTGATCCGTAACTATCCCGTCGACCTGCTCTTTTGCAGCAGCTTCCAATACTTTTTCTTTGTCGGTTATGTCAATTTCGCATATCTTATCTGCATATTTTAAACCGGGATAATCACCTGAGCAACTGACAACAATAACTTCAAATCTACGTTCCTTGGCCAGTTTAATTATCGGAACCTGTGTTTTAGCGGCTCCAAGGATCATAATTTTTTTCATATTCGCATGCACCCCTAATGAGATTTTATAACATATAGCACTGTATAATTATAATTATATATAACTGTACTGAAAATGCATTCCTTAGATCATCAGGTTAGCATATTCCCTGCAGAGTGTAAAATTAAACTTAAGTCATTATATTTTCGGCTATACAGGAAGACAAGGAATTGTATAAGAAAATCTATGCGCAATCTATACCCAGCCATAATTTTTTCCATTTTTGTACCTCCTTCTATTAGCAGCGATCAAACTTTAGTTCTTTTCTTTGATATGAACACAATATTAAGGATATCTTTTTCATTTATGATGCACCCTCTAAGGAGGTTGTAATCTAGAACTATAATGAATAAGTGATTTTTCTATTTATAGTAATTTAATTCCATGACCCAGAATAATTTATACTTGACAAATCCAAGTTTAAATCTTAATTGACACTCCTGAGAACGAATCCCAATATCGGAAAAAGAACAGCAGGATCAAAACAATTAGAAGAATCAGCCTGATTGCAGAGGTTACCTTAATAAATCCTGATATTAGCTTTTAAAAGAAGTGTGGATGAAGGACATAGGTCCTCCGATCCACATTAGACTGTGCATAAAATGTTCGGATATCTCAGGTGCAGTCATCACAATAACTTGAATGACATGTCTCCTTTTTGATCCGATACAGCATTTGCCCAGGTACTAGTAGTTCTCATTACATAGCT comes from the Methanolobus chelungpuianus genome and includes:
- a CDS encoding DegT/DnrJ/EryC1/StrS family aminotransferase; translated protein: MINVTRPYLPEREKLDEYIDSIYETSILTNNGPLVQELTKRLQEYLGVENLLLVSNGTVALQIAYRVFSLSGQAITTPFSFVATTSSLVWERIEPVFVDIDPETLCMDPSKIEDAITSRTTAIVPVHVFGNSCEVEQISKIASERDLKVIYDGAHAFGVQYKGKSLLAYGDATTLSFHATKLFHTIEGGAIIFKDRDAYNKARLMINFGIDNSNSVVGVGINAKMNEFQAAMGLCVLDEIGTIMTERKNIWHQYQKSLEGLLKFIKYNPSASNNYSYVPVLLESEEVLLEIKDEMNKQGINPRRYFFPSLDTLPYMNSQSLKYISGDISKRIMCLPIYPGMSSGEVQSVIKVIESCLSAKYATIK
- a CDS encoding ATP-grasp domain-containing protein; this encodes MKKIMILGAAKTQVPIIKLAKERRFEVIVVSCSGDYPGLKYADKICEIDITDKEKVLEAAAKEQVDGIVTDQLDFPVPTIAYVTEKLGLPGIGYDCALKFTNKYLMRNECTKLGIKNPEYYRVSTLDEAREKCLDIGLPVIIKPTDSAGSRGIYVIRNINELEDKFNHSIAFSKEDCLIVEKYIEGPEYVIAGFASNYKFTNLAIGKRQLFDIPDIFIPSKTLFTSVAENDIEEQLFRTNKALIEGFGLKFGVTHCEYIVEEATGDIYLVECAARGAAICISSHLIPLATGIDVNSLLLDVAVGNAEEIDVQNIESDVSGYLLFTLPKGFVKEIRGFEKIRSISGVQKVYIDPLFVGMETKVMTDKGQRLGPILIKGKTKEECENTISEIKALFEIDVETSEGVKGIIW